From a single Capsicum annuum cultivar UCD-10X-F1 chromosome 12, UCD10Xv1.1, whole genome shotgun sequence genomic region:
- the LOC124889678 gene encoding uncharacterized protein LOC124889678 produces the protein MKKLMPKKKLVEGDTFEVTYRCSSIMDSKVKKKKDDPETFPIPYIIGMHEVVKVLCDLGASINLIPFVIYKKLGLDAPTPTSLRLLMVDRSIKRLVGILFDVLFKVEKFILLADIMVLDCEMDQEVPIIPGRPFLVTRIAIFDLDMAEIKFRVQVDEVSFNICKTKKQTAEL, from the coding sequence ATGAAAAAGTTGATGCCCAAAAAGAAGCTTGTTGAAGGTGATACCTTTGAGGTCACATATAGGTGTAGTTCTATCATGGATAGTAAggttaagaaaaagaaagatgaccccGAAACATTCCCTATTCCTTATATAATTGGGATGCATGAGGTTGTAAAAGTtctatgtgaccttggtgcgAGCATCAACTTAATTCCTTTTGTCATCTACAAGAAACTCGGATTGGATGCCCCTACACCGACCTCTTTGAGACTTTTAATGGTGGACCGGTCCATCAAAAGGCTGGTGGGAATTTTGTTTGACGTCCTTTTTAAAGTGGAAAAGTTTATACTTTTGGCGGACATCATGGTATTGGAttgtgaaatggaccaagaggtaCCTATCATCCCTGGTCGCCCTTTCTTGGTCACTAGAATAGCCATTTTTGATTTAGATATGGCAGAAATAAAGTTTAGGGTTCAAGTGGATGAGGTCTCTTTCAATATTTGCAAGACAAAGAAGCAAACTGCAGAGCTTTAG